The genomic segment GACTACAGGGATATTATCTTTCTGTAATTTAGGGAAATAATCCCTATTCTCCTCCAATAAGGGAGAGTTTAAAATTAATCCATCTACTACCCTTTGATACACTGTCTCCAGAAACAGACGCTCATTACTGGAATTCACATCTTCTAAAAATAAATATGTTTTATACCCCTTTTTCTTTGCTTCTATCTCAATATGTTTACAAGTTTCCATATACACTGGATTTACATCATTTGGAATAACTACCCCTATAGTGTCTGTTTTTTTGAGTATCAGACTTCTTGCAAGAGGACTGGGAACATAGCCTAATTCCTTTGCTACAGCTTTTATTCTTAATCTTGTGTTTTCACTAATTGTTCCTGTATTATTTAATGCCATTGAAACAGTTGACACTGCAACTCCTGAAACCTGAGCCACTTCTTTTATGCCTGTCGCCATATAAACCCCTTTATGAGTACAAAAATAGCAATAGCACAAGACACGTATTTATAAAATATAAATCGTTTCATATTGTTATTATACAATATGAGATTCTAATGTCAAGAATTTTCCGAGAAAATAGTTATTTTATCTCAGAGACCGTTTTTTTCTGAAGCGAAATAGTTTTCTTTTCCAGAGCATCAATCCTGCGGCAGAAATCTACAAACTTGGGATAATCTGAGGCAGAGATTTCCTGAGGGAGAAGTTCAAAATGCTGTTTTACTTTAAGTGTGTTCTTATTGAACGTAAATTCAACCAGATATTTACCGAATTTACTCTCTTCAGTAATATCTTGAGG from the bacterium genome contains:
- a CDS encoding LacI family transcriptional regulator, producing the protein MATGIKEVAQVSGVAVSTVSMALNNTGTISENTRLRIKAVAKELGYVPSPLARSLILKKTDTIGVVIPNDVNPVYMETCKHIEIEAKKKGYKTYLFLEDVNSSNERLFLETVYQRVVDGLILNSPLLEENRDYFPKLQKDNIPVVFRSKMDGFKNIDWISIDGEKEGFIVTKHLIEMGHKKIGCVETTHRRRMISGPSRAYVLS